In one Methanobrevibacter arboriphilus genomic region, the following are encoded:
- a CDS encoding ribonuclease VapC has translation MDKMDKNIYYILDASAFIGGFELKNSLNFTISEISEEVKDLKSKMIFDQAIDDNILFIVEPDDLSINELNNVISSSGDTLRLSNVDKKLLALAIDFSNQGKQIKVVTDDYSIQNVLKIMNIPYRSVLTEGIKGIYNWKKICQGCRKEYPDNYDDEVCEICGSKIFKKRIKLD, from the coding sequence ATGGATAAAATGGATAAAAATATTTATTATATTTTAGATGCTTCTGCTTTTATTGGAGGTTTTGAATTAAAAAATTCTTTAAACTTTACTATATCTGAAATAAGTGAGGAAGTTAAAGATTTAAAGTCTAAAATGATTTTTGATCAAGCTATAGATGATAATATTCTATTTATTGTTGAGCCTGATGATTTAAGTATCAATGAGCTCAATAATGTTATTTCTTCTTCTGGAGATACTTTAAGACTTTCAAATGTAGATAAAAAACTTTTAGCATTAGCTATTGATTTTTCAAATCAAGGAAAACAAATAAAAGTTGTTACAGATGATTATTCTATTCAAAATGTTCTTAAAATTATGAATATCCCTTATAGGAGTGTATTAACTGAAGGAATTAAAGGAATATATAATTGGAAGAAAATTTGTCAAGGATGTAGGAAAGAATATCCTGATAATTATGATGATGAAGTTTGTGAGATTTGTGGATCAAAGATCTTTAAAAAAAGGATAAAACTAGATTAG